One genomic segment of Gossypium arboreum isolate Shixiya-1 chromosome 3, ASM2569848v2, whole genome shotgun sequence includes these proteins:
- the LOC108475709 gene encoding uncharacterized protein LOC108475709, producing MSQMHSKRVYSVRDISQFQYLHATDEYGKEHGAPSSLLQDDHHPSEKGKGRRKRSMLSEEEKRERKRQHDARYRMKKNQENERLKEENIRLKNQLKEKDSETTLDLHEFMQDMDIMQGFPIDLGENQPLTHPQDDFQSQLSFVAQHEVQNQSLVEHQSITYFQDHNPQINIPLSTAVSNDTGNSLEQSQIISQPELVPACCLPFVEKLKREDRNNASYSHHLKTLLQGDTTDFEGYRIPLPLHPIFENIVTIHGDITRSCMLSSFSAENVLLQFLATFKEMEETLTLEQVTADQIGKWRCCIAEALSIKFHVDFAVTRFNEIVKSYMDLEARSRITAIDEKNKALEMERNALKCEKLEIERFLLFGSKELVGNLGLF from the exons ATGTCCCAAATGCATTCAAAAAGGGTATATAGCGTCCGAGATATCAGCCAATTCCAGTATCTTCACGCAACAGATGAATATGGGAAGGAACATGGAGCACCATCTTCGCTACTGCAGGATGATCATCATCCCTCAGAGAAAGGGAAGGGTCGTCGTAAAAGATCCATGCTGAGCGAGGAGGAAAAAAGGGAAAGGAAGAGACAACATGACGCCAGATACAGGATGAAGAAAAACCAGGAGAATGAAAGGCTCAAGGAAGAGAATATCAGGTTAAAAAACCAGTTAAAAGAGAAGGACAGTGAGACAACACTAGATTTACATGAGTTCATGCAAGATATGGACATTATGCAGGGTTTTCCTATTGATTTGGGAGAAAACCAACCACTCACTCACCCTCAG GATGATTTTCAATCTCAGCTTTCGTTTGTAGCTCAACATGAGGTTCAGAATCAATCCTTAGTGGAACACCAGTCAATCACTTACTTCCAG GACCATAATCCTCAAATTAATATACCTCTATCAACTGCAGTGTCCAATGATACAGGCAATTCCTTGGAGCAAAGCCAAATAATCAGTCAGCCCGAG CTTGTCCCTGCTTGCTGCTTACCATTTGTGGAAAAACTGAAACGAGAGGACCGAAACAATGCTTCATATTCTCATCATTTGAAGACATTGTTACAAGGAGACACGACAGATTTTGAAGGATACAGAATCCCATTGCCTTTACAcccaatctttgaaaacatagttaCCATCCATGGTGATATAACAAGAAGCTGTATGTTAAGTTCTTTTTCTGCTGAGAACGTATTGCTTCAGTTTTTAGCCACATTTAAAGAAATGGAGGAAACATTAACATTAGAACAAGTGACTGCTGATCAGATTGGGAAATGGAGATGTTGTATAGCTGAAGCTCTAAGCATCAAATTCCATGTAGACTTTGCAGTAACACGTTTTAATGAGATCGTTAAGTCTTATATGGATTTAGAAGCTCGTAGCAGAATAACTGCCATTGATGAGAAGAACAAAGCATTGGAGATGGAGAGGAATGCTCTCAAATGTGAGAAGCTTGAAATTGAGAGGTTTTTGTTGTTTGGTTCGAAAGAATTGGTGGGAAATCTTGGAttgttttga